The segment CATATTGATCCGTATATACTTTACCATTAACAGCCATCATGCCCTCTTCTCCTGTTCCAAATAGATCGAGATTTACAAGAAACTTAATTTTCTCCAATGCTACAGTTGGGTTTTCTACATAGTATCTTGAGCCAATTAATCCTGCTTCTTCAGCGCCAAATGCTATAAAAACGACAGATGATTTAGGAGGGTTTGATTTGTAGTATTTCGCAATTTCTAACAACATGGCGACTCCCGATGCATTATCATTCGCACCAGCGAAATATTTTTGTTTTCCAATAGCACCTAAGTGATCGTAATGAGCTGTAAAGAAGATAAACTCTTTAGGGGTTTCAGTTCCTTTTATCTTCCCAATTACGTTCTGACTGATATAATTTTCTTTAAGTTGGGACTGAATGGTAAAATGACATGAATTGACGACTTCAGGCATTTTATTTCTTAACACATAAAATCTAGGCTTTGGCATTTGCCACCTAGCAACACCAAAGGTGAGTTTGTCATCAAAAAGAATAATAGATGCTTTCGCTTGAAGAATTTTTTCCATTAGTGGTCGACTCCATTGCATTCTTTTCTTCTCCTGTTCTTGGTCATATACAACGATACTATTACTTAAATCTTTTTTTGTAAATTCTTTAAGTGCTTCTTCATGCATAAAAATAGCATCATCCATAAAGAATAGTTCTCCATTGCTAGTTCCAGAACCAGAGTCTGTCGCAGGAATGTAATCAACGCCTACCTCTAATTTTATATCGTTAATGACTAACTCTACATTGTTCGGAAAGGTATTAACTGTAAGAGGAAAATTCTGGTAGTAGCTATTTTTTTCATTTCTTTCTAGTTCAATATCCTCAAATTTCTCTGCAATATATTCTGCTGCTTTTTTGTCGCCTTCAAAAACATAACCTCTGCCATGTAACTTAGGACTACACAATTGTTTTATGTTTTTCTTTACAGACTTTATATTTTGCCCTGATAATGTGAGTGATAGCGAAATAAAATAAAGGAAAAAGATTCGGTTTTTGTACACAGTTCTATTGCTTTCAGTTCGAAATTGTATTAGATTAATAAACAAATTAAAAGAAACGTTCGTTTTTTATAATAACTAATGAGGTATAAATCAATAATTTATTCTCTCAGTCCCGAAAAACCTGATATGATGTAACCCAATAAGCGAATGACTATTCTCTGTTTTGCTGATTTGAATAATTTATACACATCATACTAACTATACCAACTTTAAACACACATGGTACAACACACAATTGAAACACAAAAGATGATCGCCGAATCCGTACAGATGTTTGGCGAGAAACACATCGCACCTTTTAGAGAAAAGTGGGATGAAGAAGAACATTTCCCAGTCGAAGTTTTTAAGCAATTAGGAGAATTAGGCTTAATGGGTATTTTGGTTCCTGATCAGTACGGAGGTACAGGTTTAGGATATCATGAATATGTAACTGCTATTGCAGAATTAGCTTATTTTGACCCTGGTATTGCTTTATCTATGGCTGCCCATAATTCTCTTTGTACTAATCATATTCTTATGTTTGGCAATGAAGACCAAAAACAGAAGTGGTTACCAAAATTAGCTTCTGGAGAATGGATCGGAGCATGGGGACTAACCGAACCTAATACGGGTTCTGATGCGGGAAACATGATGACAGTAGCTGTCGAAAAGGATGACCACTGGGTATTAAATGGAGCAAAAAACTTTATTACACACGGTAAAAGTGGAAATGTAGCTGTTGTAATGGCAAGAACCGGAGAGAAGGGAGATAAGCATGCTATGACCGCTTTTGTTGTAGAAAGAGGAACTGAAGGCTTTGCAGGAGGTCGTAAAGAGAAAAAGTTAGGAATGAGAACCTCTGAAACTACTGAAATGATTTTCACAGACTGTAAAGTCCCAAAAGAAAACGTTTTAGGTAAAGTCGGAGAAGGTTTTGTTCAAGCACTTAAAATATTGGATGGAGGTAGAATTTCAATTGCAGCTTTAGGCTATGGTATCGCCAAAGGTGCTTTGAAGTGTTCTATTGAGTATGCAAAGGAACGAGAGCAATTTGGAAAGCCTATTGCGTCTTTTCAAGGTATCTCTTTTAAGTTGGCTGATATGGCTACTGAGGTAGAAGCTTCTTATTTATTGATTAAAGAAGCTGTAGAGAAAAAAATACGAGGAGAAGATATCAATAAAGCATCAGCAATGGCTAAGTATTACTCTTCAGAAGTTGCAGTAAGGACGTCCAATGAAGCAGTTCAGATATTTGGTGGATATGGTTTTACGAAAGATTATCCCGTAGAAAAATATTATCGCGATGCTAAATTATGTACGATTGGAGAGGGAACTTCAGAAATACAGAAATTAGTGATTAGTCGATGTCTAATTAAATAAAAAAATAAAGCGGTGAGTTTCGAAAAACTCACCGCTTTATTTTTACGAGCAATGCTCTTTTATTAATAGTAGAACTGATCTTCTTTTGGCATAACTAAAGCCATAACCAAATAGATCAATCCTGGAGATCCAAGACCGAAAACAAATGCACCGACAAAGCCCAAACGAACTAATGATACATCGATATTAAAATATTTGGATAAACCGCTACAAACTCCTGAGAAAACGGCATTTCGAGTAGAACGTACTAATTTTTTTGACATGTTGTTGATCTGTTAATAATTTAATTTGACACTTACTTTTTTATACGTAAATAAATGTCAAAGGGATGCAGAAAAAGCTAGTTTTTTCTTTAAAACCGGAGAATTATTTATTTCTGATATAATATACAATTTTAGATTCGGGCATAAAAAAAACCTTCAGAATTTCTTCTGAAGGTTTCCTGGCAGAGAGTGAGGGATTCGAACCCCCGGTACCTCGCGGTACAATGGTTTTCAAGACCACCGCATTCGACCACTCTGCCAACTCTCTGTGTCATTTTGACGAGTGCAAATATGCAAGGTTGAATTTAAATTTCCAACAACTTGATCAAGAAAAAATACAAATAATCGTAAATGAATTTTACCTGAACTCTTCGGGAGGATTAGCCTCAGACCATATTTGTGCTTCTTCTATGGTTGTATTGATTTGAAAACCAATTAATAAGATCATAGCAATAGTAAAAATCCAACCCATTAATCCCATAATTGCTCCAAGAGAGCCATAAAGAATATCATAAGAATTAAATGTGTCTAGATAAATTTCAAACAATATTGAAACGATTATTGACAAGATTGTTGCGACTATTGAACCCGGAGTAAATACTCTATTTCCTAAAATTTCACTTGGAGCATATCTAAATATCAAAGTGATATTAAAGAAAAAGATACCTACAACGATCAAAAACCTTAAGGATAACAGCATATATAGGGTAATCTCATTATTGAGGTATCCACTATCATGAAGGTATTCCAATAAATGTTTTCCACTAATCAATAAAAAGGAAGACAAGCATAGTGTGATGATAAATAAAAATGTCAAGTTTAAAGCGACTTGAAACTGTTTCCATAATGATCTTTTGTCTTCGAGATGGTAACAGCTATTGAAAGCATTCATCAGAGTTCTCATCCCAGTGGTAGCAACATAGGTTGCACCAATAAAACCAAAAGATAATAATCCACCTCTAGACCTTCCTGATAGGTCTTGAATGGGTCCTTCTATAGCTTGATAAACATATTCGGGTAACATTTCCTCTCTAAAAATCTTAAACATCATGTCTATAGATTCGAAAGGAATGTAAGATATTAAAGTAGAGAAAAAGATGATAAACGGTAACATGGCTAAACTAAAACTAAAAGCAATAGCCTGTCCCCTTTGAAGTAGGTCATTCTGATCCACTCTATGTATCAAAGCTATACCAAAAGTATAGAATGAGACTTCAGTGTGGGGAACTCTAGATGTAGATAGTTTCTCAATTATCTTTTTATAAAGTTCGTTATCCTCTAATTTCTTATGAAGATCTTTTTTAGTCAACTTTCTTTGCCGTTGGTTCAACAAAATACGGAGCAATTACCTCCATAAATCTTTGAGGAGCTCTGCATGGTTTATATGTTGATTTACTCATAAAAGCCAATTTTGTTTTGCCTGTATTGAGTAACTCACCTTCCTGATTAAACAATTCGTATTCAAACTGAATTTTAACTGTTGGTTTTTCAATTAGCTTGGTACGAATCGTTATCATATCATCGTATTTAGCAGGTTTTATGTATTTAGAAAAGTTTTCTAAAACGGGTAACATTACGCCATCCGCTTCCATTTCTTTGTAACTCATGCCTAAAGAACGTAATGCTTCTGTTCTGCCAATTTCATAAAATTTGGCATAATGACCATAATAGACAAAGCCCATTTGGTCGGTGTCAGCATAATTAATTCTTATTTGTGTTTCGTGAACTAGCATTGTGGAATGAGTTAACCTGATAAATTTGAATATCGTAAAGATACAATATTCGATTTTGTAGATATAAGCTTTAAGAAAAAAAAGCATTGTTCTTGACGATTCTCATCATAAGAACAATGCTTTATATATGAATTACTTCCCTCTATTATTGAGCGAAGAAGTCTTTCATTCTAGAGAAGAAGCTTTTACGCTTTTCTTCTTTATGTTCTGAAGTAGGGTTGAAATTCTTCGATTCTCTTAATTTCTTCAAGATGTCTTTTTCTTCAGAAGAAAGTTTCACAGGTGTGAAAACAGAGACATGAATCAATTGATCACCAACACCATATCCGTTAATGTCGCGGATACCTTTACCTCTTAAACGAAGTACTTTGCCACTTTGTGTACCTGCATCTATTGGAACTTTTACGTTGCCAGTTAATGTAGGAACTTCTACTGTAGTACCTAATGCGGCATCAGCAAAACTTAAATGAAGCTCATAGTGGATGTTTTCACCATCTCTATGTAAGTGCTCGTCTTCAATCGCTTCGATGACGATTAATAAGTCACCGGCAACACCACCACCTTTAGGCATGTTACCTTTACCTCTCATTGAAAGTTGCATACCGTCATCAACTCCTGGAGGGATATTGATCGATACTTCTTCTTCAGTATATACTCTACCTTCGCCACCACAATTATCACACTTGTGCTTGATGATTTTACCTTCACCATTACAAGTAGGACAAGTAGTATTAGATACCATTTGACCTAACATTGTGTTGACTACTTTTTGTACTTGACCACTACCATGACAAGTTTGACATGTGTCTAGGTCAGTACCATTTTTGGCTCCTGTACCATTACAAGTATCACAAGACGTATAACGTTTGATGCGGACTTTTTTCTCCACACCTTTTGCCATTTCCTGTAGTGTCAACTTTAATTTGATACGTAAGTTAGAACCTTTACGCTGACGGCGACCACCACCGCCACCTCCGAAGAAGTCGCCAAATGGGCTACCGCCACCACCAAAGATATCGCCAAAGTGACTGAATATGTCATCCATATTCATTCCACCTCCGCCGCCGCCGAATCCACCTGATCCGTCGAATGCTTGGTGTCCAAAGCGGTCATATTGACCACGTTTTTGGTCATCACTTAAAACTTCATAAGCCTCAGCAGCTTCCTTGAATTTCTCTTCAGCTTCACTATCACCAGGGTTTTTATCTGGGTGATATTTTATCGCAACTTTACGATAAGCTTTCTTAATTTCTCCACTGGAAGCATCTTTCGATACGCCAAGTACTTCGTAAAAATCTCTTTTAGACATTATTGGTGTTTCTTATTGTCCTACAACAACCTTCGCAAAACGAATAACTTTATCGTTTAATGTGTATCCTTTTTCAACAACATCAACAATTTTATCCTTAAACTCTTCAGTTGGAGCAGGGATTTGAGTGATTGCATCATGGTAATCAGTGTTTAACTCTTTACCGGTAGCATCTTCCATTTGTTTTAAACCTTGACCTTCCAAAGTTTTTAACATTTTGTCTTTAATCATCACTACACCGTCCAGTACAGGTTTTACCTCGTCACTGTCAGATTTAGTATTTGCAATAGCTCTTTCTAAATCATCGATAGTAGGGATAATTGCAGATAACACCTTCTCGCTTGCTGTTTTTGTTAGTTCAGATTTCTCTTTTAATGTACGCTTACGGAAGTTGTCGAACTCAGAATATAAACGAAGGTATTTGTCCTTCATTTCTCCTAATTCCTGAGTCAATTTTTCTACTTCAGTTAGTTCTTCACCTTCTGTTGTAGATTCTTCAGAGCTTGTAGCTTCAGTTTGATCCTCAGTTACTTGCTCTTCTTTATTTTCAATATTTTCGTTTCCTTTATTTTCTGCCATTTTGGTATTTTTTCTAGTTGAAATATACACTGCCGTTCAATCAACAATGTTGCCAACCGATTTTATAGGTCATTTTGTCGCGATTTTACTGACAAAAAGTAGAAATAGGAAGAAAATAAGTCAAATAACATCAAAATCAGACGAAAATATGACAGTTTTTTAAGAAAAGAAGCAGATAACGTATAGCTATCTGCTTCAAGTATATTTTATATTGTAGCTTGTCTAAGCTTGTGATTCTAGCTCGTTTACAGCTAACCAAGCCATTAATCCCACTCCAATTTCAAGAGCATCTTCATCGATATCAAAGGTAGGAGTATGAACAGAGGAAGTAATTCCTTTTGCCTCGTTTCTAGTTCCCAAACGGTAGAAACAAGCGTCCATTTCTTGAGAATAATAAGAGAAGTCTTCTGCCGCTAACCAAATATCTAGATCAACTACATTTTCTTCACCAAGATATTCAATTGCTGCTTTCTTATTTCTACGAGTAAGTTCTGGTTCGTTAACTAAGAAAGGGTAACCTTTATGAATATCCATCTCAACAGAACCACCCATACCTTCTGCAATTCCAGTTGCAATCTTGGTGATTCTTTCATGTGCTTCCGCTCTCCATTCTTCGTTCATCGTTCTGAATGTACCTTGAACTTTCACTTCATTAGGAATGACGTTAGTTGCACCAATAGCTCTAACATCACCAAAAGATAAAACTGATGGAATTTTTGGAGCTGCATATCTACTTACAATTTGTTGTAAAGCAACAATGATATGCGATGTGATAACAACTGGGTCAATATTTTTCTCTGGCATAGCCGCATGACCTCCCTGACCTTTTACAGTAAAGTAAATCTCGTCAGCACTTGCCATATACATGCCTTCTCTGAAGCCTACTTTTCCAGCGTCAATGAAAGGCATTACATGTTGTCCAATAATTTTTGAAGGGGATGGATTTTTTAATGCTCCATCTTTGATCATTAAAGATGCTCCTCCAGGTAATTTTTCTTCACCCGGTTGGAAGATTAGCTTAATAGTACCTTCGAATTGATCATTTAATGATTGTAATATTTTAGCAGCACCTAATAATGAAGTAGTATGTACATCATGACCACACGCATGCATAACACCTTCATTTTTTGATTTATAAGGTACGTCGTTTGCCTCAACGATAGGAAGAGCATCCATATCTGCTCTTAAAGCAATCACTTTTTTATCAGGGTTTTTACCCTTAATCAGGCCAACAACGCCTGTTTCAGCAACACCTGATTGTGTTTCAATACCATAACTCTTTAACTTCTCTGCTACAAACTTCGAAGTTTCATACTCTTGGTACGACAATTCTGGGTTAGCATGAAGATGATGTCTGATATTTACAATCTCTTCAATATTTTCTTTAACAGAAGATTTTATTTGTTCTTTAAGACTCATGATATTATGATTGCTTGTTGTTGTATCATTTTGTGATATTGTTAGTGATCAGTTGTTTTCTGTGTGAAAATCAAATAAATCACCTCGCAAATTTAATGATTTAATAAGAATCTATCATTACAAGAATATTGTAATTCTATCTTCTGGCATTTTTTGCAGCATTTCTGGCAGGGATAATCGATGCAAAAATAGTGATTGCAGAAACGGTAAGACATATCACTAAGAAGTCTTGCCATCGAGTTTCAACAGGGTAAGCATCAAGAATTCCATTGTTTGCACCAGTACTTATCCATTGAAATTTTTCTTGGGCAAAGCAGAATAAATATCCTGAAATAAGACCAAAATTAGCACCTGATAAAGCGACTAGGCCACCCTCATAAATGAATATCCTCTTGATCATGCCGTCTGTAGCACCCATTGATTTGAGAATATTCATATCATGGTTTTTCTCAATAGAAAGCATGGCAAGAGCAAAAAACACATTGAAAGAGGCAATGCCTAAAATCAATGCAAAAGTTCCATAAGTGAAGAATTTTTCAATCTTCAAAGCTCTTAATACTTGAGACTGTTGTTCGGGTCTTGTTTTAATGATGAAGTTATCTCCTAAAACTTCCATTAAATTATTTTTAACGGTTGTCGCCTTAAAACCTTCTTTCACTTTAATTTCTAAGCCAGTTCTTAATTGCCCATAATTCAATAATGAGTTGGCAAATTTTATAGGCACAATCACTGTTGATTGATCAAATTGAGGCTCGGCTACAAATACACCTCCTGCTTGAATAATCTTTTTATTAAATGCTTTTTCAGGATTTAAAGATGCTTTACCTTTTCTCTTAGGGTACCAGAATTGTAGCGGATACATACTGTCTCTTAATCGTAAGCCTAATTCTTGGTAAACTCCAGAGCCGACCAAAGCATATCGAGTGTCATTGTTATATAGGTTATTAGTACCTAAAACTACGGTAGTATCAATTTGTGTTTGAGTGGCAAAGTTCTCACTCACACCTTTCATTGTTACTACTTTTTGTTTGTTGTTGTATAGAATAAGGACTTTGTCTTCAATAACTTCTGTAATTGCCTCGACGCCTTCAACTTCTTCAATTTTATTTCTTAATGTCCATTCGTATGGAAAAGATTTACCTACATTAGATTCAATTTTTAACTCAGGATTGTGTCTATTAAACATACCTGTAAGCGTCCTTTCCATTCCGTTAAATAAAGAAAGTACAATCACTAAAGCTGCGGTACCAAAGCCAACGCCGACCATTGCAATATTGGATAAAGTCTGAATAAAGTTCTGCTTAATGAACTGTTCAGCCATCCCTTTATATGTTTTTCGGATCTTTTTAGGAGAAAAAGTAAAAAGCACTCCAATAGCTTTTCCTAAGAAAATAATTAATCCAAAAGTCATTTGAACCACCAAAACGAGTAGCATTAAAGGAATGCTCTTGATGTTACGTTGAGATAGAAAGTATCGTTTGGCGACAAAATATGGGAATCTTGACTTTGACATTAACAAATATGAGTTATAAATCTTTTTCCTGCCTTTGTAAAGTAATCAGACATGAAATTTTCACTACAAAGTTAACGGTAGAGTTGAATTCTCAACATAAATAATGAATTACTTCTTTTGATTTTTGAAAAGTTTGATAAAAATGTTCTTTAAGTTGATGATATTGCAACCCAGAGACAAAACAAACTTTATTGAAGAGAACAAGCTATTTTTATTCAATTACGATTTGAATCAATAGGTACGCGAAATATGAGGAGATTAGTACTGCTATTTATTATAAACTTGATACTTAATTATTCCTATGCCCAATCCTCAAAGCAATTTTGGAAATTGGCGGATAAAGGAGAGTACGAGAAGATTGTCAAGAAATTAGAAAAAGAGTCAGATCAGATAGATCGAAATATATCTTTAAACTATATATGGGGACTTTATTATGTGAGTAATGAGGCTGCATATAATTTAGATACTGCATACGCTTTTTTAGATAAAGCAGATAATTTATGGAATGATTCTTCGCCAACCCAAAGGGCAGAATGGGAGAAGTTATACGTAAACAATGATTCAATACAATATTGGAAACAAAATGTTGAAAAGTATGCTTTCAATGAATGTGTTGAAAACCTTAAAGAAGAGGACTTTATCACTTACTTGGAGAAGTTTCCTCACTCAGAATGGGTGCCGGAAGCAATATCATTACGAGATAGTTTAGGATATGAAAAGGCAAAACAAGAACATACCTACGAATCTTACCACCTATTTATAAGAAGTTACCCAGAAGCAAGGCAAGCGGAAGAAGCCCAAAATTATTACGAAAATCTTATTTATCATTCCAAAACAAAAGATGCTGACGAAAAAGCATTGAGTGATTTTTTAAAGGAGCATCCAAAAAATCAACATATCCATAAAGTAGAAAAACAACTTTATGAGTTGATTACAGAAGATAAATCTATTGTCGATTATTCTCACTTTGTTAGAGATTATCCAGAGACAATTTATGCCGATAGTGCAATTACTCAGATTTGGTTATTAAGTGAAGACAAAGATAGTGTTCTTAATACTTATAGAAACTGGGAAGAGAAAGCCTATTTTCAGGCATTAATGCTAAAGCAAAAGCAATTGTATTACCCTGTATTCCAGGAGGATTCTCTCTCGTTTATTAATGATCGTGGTAATGTAGTCTTTACTGAAGCCATCTCGGGAGTTAAAAAAGCATACAATTGTCATGGGACTTCAGACCTCTTTTTAGAGGTAGAAAAAGATGGGAAAAAAGGTTTAGTAGACCGTAACAATTCCATCGTTTTACCGTTCAATTACGATAAAATCAAACCACTTTTAGTAGGAGTATATGCCATTGAAAAAAATAATAAAGTAGGTGTTTATGCTCTTGGTGAAGGAGAATGGATTTCTCCAATCTATGACCAAATAGTCCCATTAAGTAGAAGGTTGTTTGGTGTTAGAAAACAGGCGAGATGGGGTATTGTTTCTGTTACTGGAGAGTTGAAGTTTCCGATAGAGGCAGGACAGTTAATCCATATTTCAGAGAATACCATTTTAGTAATGAAAAAAGGGCGTTGGGCTAAATATACTGAAAGTGATGTCTTTGGAAGTAAAATTAATACTGATGATGAGGAATTTATCTTTGAAGGGTATAAGCAATTAGAAGATCAATGGTTTGGTTTAAAAGAGAATTCTAAGTGGGCAATTTATACTCCTAATGGGAAAAAATATTCTCAGGATTATGATCAAATTGAAGATTTAGATAATAAACTAGGTTGGTCAGTGAGAAGTGACACCTTGTATCAGGTGATTAATTATGATAATGAACTTTTAATAGATTCTCTATTACTGCCAGAATTTTCAAAAGCAGGAGTTACTTCTCGTTGGAAAGATCAATGGGTAGCCTACAATTGGAAAGGAGAAAAGATATTTTTAGGGCAAGCGGATACAGTATTCTTCGATAAAATGTATCCAAATTTAATTCAACAAACTGATAAAAAGGAAAAAGTACTTTTCAAAGATGGAAATATTTTGGATCTCGAAAGATACTCGCAATGGAATGTAACTTATGTAACACAAGACTCATTAGTTCTTCCTTATATTGCGGCAATTAGTAGGAGAAACAAGAAATTTGCTTTGTTGGATCAAGGAGGAAATCAGATTATGACTCCACAGTTTTCGGATTTGAAAGTAGATGCAAACGGAATTGTCATTGCTAAATATGGTTCATTATATTATTTATATGGAACCAATGGTAAAAGAATCCTGCAAGAAGGATATACTCAAATAGTTGCTGATGGAACCTATTATCACTTAAAAGGTAAAGGGAAATTTGGTATATATAATATTAAAACTGGACTAAAAATTACACCTAGATATGAGGAACAATTACAACGAACAACTTTACAAAAAGAAGGAAACGCTTTATGGTTAGGAAAATATAAGGGGTTTGAAGGAGTTTTCTCGCTTTCTAATTATGAACAAGCTCGTTTTTATTATGAAGATATTAAGCTACTGAATCTAGATTCTACAAGTGTATTTGTCTTAGAAGATGAGAAACTAAAATTATTGGATGTGCAATCAAACGATATTAAAATGATTTGCGATTCTTATGAGGTAATAACAAAGTCACCTTCTAAATACTGGATTTTATATAAAAATGACGGTAGGTATGGTGCATATGTTTCCAATGTAGGAGATGTTATTTATCCAGAGTTTCAATCAATAGAAAATATTGGGTCATTGGAGCAACCTTTGTTTTTAGCTAAGCAATATATACAACAAGCAAAATTAAATATTCTATTATATATAAATGAGGAAGGGAATGTTGTATTTCAATCAATTTTAAATGAAAATCAATATAATGTGATAAGATGCGATTAACTTGAATGCTATTTACGAAATGATAAAATCGACTAAAGATTTGTTAAATAACTCTTAAGAGTTCGATATATAAACAGATGTTGAATTTAATCATTGTTTTTAAAATGGTTTATTTCCTAAAATAGCGAAACGAAAAAAATATAACAGAACAAACAATAGTGTGTATTTAAATTTCAACGAGGACTTTCTTAAAGATTAGCACAATCAACTTCACAAGTTAAAGTAGTGCGGGCAAGAGTATCATTGAGGTCACTTTGTTTTCGGTTTTGAAAGATTAAATTATAATTATGAAAAAAAAATTACTACTTCTAGTGGTAACGCTTATAGTAGGGCTTACAGTAGGAGTTTCGCCTGTATTGGCGTCTGGTGGCGGAGGACATCCTGAGGCTGCACCTTGGTCGGTTATTCCGTTTGCCACACTGTTAATCATGATTGCTACCGGTCCGCTTTTCTATGAAAAGTTTTGGCACCATAACTATCCGAAAGTGGCTGTTGGCTTAGCTGCAGTAGTGGTTGGATACTATATTTTTGGCTTGCATAATACGCACGGGCCTATCCACGCATTTTTCGAATACTTCCAATTTATAGCACTTTTATCTGGTTTATACATTGCCTCTGGCGGTATTATGATCAAAGTAGATCGTAAGGGTACACCAATGGTTAATGCAATTATCCTAGCGATTGGAGCTGTAATTTCTAATATTATTGGTACAACAGGTGCTTCAATGTTATTGATTCGTCCATTTATGAGATTAAATCAAGAGCGTTTACAGCCTTACCATGTTGTATTCTTCATCTTTATTGTAAGTAACGTTGGTGGTGCATTAACACCAATTGGTGATCCGCCATTATTCTTAGGTTTCCTAAAAGGTGTACCTTTTGAATGGACTTTGGTACATTCATTACCAATGTGGGTCTTTGCAATTATCGTCTTGTGTGTAATTTTCTTCTTCTTCGATAAGCGTTTTATCAATAAGACAAACTTATTATTTGATGAAGATGACAAGAAAGAATACTCTAATAAGATAACAATCACAGGTTCAAAAAACTTTGGATGGTTAGCAATTTTAGTTGCAGCTGTATTTTTTGATCCT is part of the Flammeovirga agarivorans genome and harbors:
- a CDS encoding M28 family metallopeptidase, with protein sequence MCSPKLHGRGYVFEGDKKAAEYIAEKFEDIELERNEKNSYYQNFPLTVNTFPNNVELVINDIKLEVGVDYIPATDSGSGTSNGELFFMDDAIFMHEEALKEFTKKDLSNSIVVYDQEQEKKRMQWSRPLMEKILQAKASIILFDDKLTFGVARWQMPKPRFYVLRNKMPEVVNSCHFTIQSQLKENYISQNVIGKIKGTETPKEFIFFTAHYDHLGAIGKQKYFAGANDNASGVAMLLEIAKYYKSNPPKSSVVFIAFGAEEAGLIGSRYYVENPTVALEKIKFLVNLDLFGTGEEGMMAVNGKVYTDQYELLSNINTKNHYLSAVKSRGKAANSDHYYFSENGVPSFFFYLMGKSWTHYHDIYDDQPLPLSDFSNAFQLITDFGDALMN
- a CDS encoding acyl-CoA dehydrogenase family protein, with amino-acid sequence MVQHTIETQKMIAESVQMFGEKHIAPFREKWDEEEHFPVEVFKQLGELGLMGILVPDQYGGTGLGYHEYVTAIAELAYFDPGIALSMAAHNSLCTNHILMFGNEDQKQKWLPKLASGEWIGAWGLTEPNTGSDAGNMMTVAVEKDDHWVLNGAKNFITHGKSGNVAVVMARTGEKGDKHAMTAFVVERGTEGFAGGRKEKKLGMRTSETTEMIFTDCKVPKENVLGKVGEGFVQALKILDGGRISIAALGYGIAKGALKCSIEYAKEREQFGKPIASFQGISFKLADMATEVEASYLLIKEAVEKKIRGEDINKASAMAKYYSSEVAVRTSNEAVQIFGGYGFTKDYPVEKYYRDAKLCTIGEGTSEIQKLVISRCLIK
- a CDS encoding PspC domain-containing protein, yielding MSKKLVRSTRNAVFSGVCSGLSKYFNIDVSLVRLGFVGAFVFGLGSPGLIYLVMALVMPKEDQFYY
- a CDS encoding YihY/virulence factor BrkB family protein gives rise to the protein MTKKDLHKKLEDNELYKKIIEKLSTSRVPHTEVSFYTFGIALIHRVDQNDLLQRGQAIAFSFSLAMLPFIIFFSTLISYIPFESIDMMFKIFREEMLPEYVYQAIEGPIQDLSGRSRGGLLSFGFIGATYVATTGMRTLMNAFNSCYHLEDKRSLWKQFQVALNLTFLFIITLCLSSFLLISGKHLLEYLHDSGYLNNEITLYMLLSLRFLIVVGIFFFNITLIFRYAPSEILGNRVFTPGSIVATILSIIVSILFEIYLDTFNSYDILYGSLGAIMGLMGWIFTIAMILLIGFQINTTIEEAQIWSEANPPEEFR
- a CDS encoding acyl-CoA thioesterase; this encodes MLVHETQIRINYADTDQMGFVYYGHYAKFYEIGRTEALRSLGMSYKEMEADGVMLPVLENFSKYIKPAKYDDMITIRTKLIEKPTVKIQFEYELFNQEGELLNTGKTKLAFMSKSTYKPCRAPQRFMEVIAPYFVEPTAKKVD
- the dnaJ gene encoding molecular chaperone DnaJ, with translation MSKRDFYEVLGVSKDASSGEIKKAYRKVAIKYHPDKNPGDSEAEEKFKEAAEAYEVLSDDQKRGQYDRFGHQAFDGSGGFGGGGGGMNMDDIFSHFGDIFGGGGSPFGDFFGGGGGGRRQRKGSNLRIKLKLTLQEMAKGVEKKVRIKRYTSCDTCNGTGAKNGTDLDTCQTCHGSGQVQKVVNTMLGQMVSNTTCPTCNGEGKIIKHKCDNCGGEGRVYTEEEVSINIPPGVDDGMQLSMRGKGNMPKGGGVAGDLLIVIEAIEDEHLHRDGENIHYELHLSFADAALGTTVEVPTLTGNVKVPIDAGTQSGKVLRLRGKGIRDINGYGVGDQLIHVSVFTPVKLSSEEKDILKKLRESKNFNPTSEHKEEKRKSFFSRMKDFFAQ
- a CDS encoding nucleotide exchange factor GrpE → MAENKGNENIENKEEQVTEDQTEATSSEESTTEGEELTEVEKLTQELGEMKDKYLRLYSEFDNFRKRTLKEKSELTKTASEKVLSAIIPTIDDLERAIANTKSDSDEVKPVLDGVVMIKDKMLKTLEGQGLKQMEDATGKELNTDYHDAITQIPAPTEEFKDKIVDVVEKGYTLNDKVIRFAKVVVGQ
- a CDS encoding M20 metallopeptidase family protein, with protein sequence MSLKEQIKSSVKENIEEIVNIRHHLHANPELSYQEYETSKFVAEKLKSYGIETQSGVAETGVVGLIKGKNPDKKVIALRADMDALPIVEANDVPYKSKNEGVMHACGHDVHTTSLLGAAKILQSLNDQFEGTIKLIFQPGEEKLPGGASLMIKDGALKNPSPSKIIGQHVMPFIDAGKVGFREGMYMASADEIYFTVKGQGGHAAMPEKNIDPVVITSHIIVALQQIVSRYAAPKIPSVLSFGDVRAIGATNVIPNEVKVQGTFRTMNEEWRAEAHERITKIATGIAEGMGGSVEMDIHKGYPFLVNEPELTRRNKKAAIEYLGEENVVDLDIWLAAEDFSYYSQEMDACFYRLGTRNEAKGITSSVHTPTFDIDEDALEIGVGLMAWLAVNELESQA